A DNA window from Camelina sativa cultivar DH55 chromosome 17, Cs, whole genome shotgun sequence contains the following coding sequences:
- the LOC104758069 gene encoding putative F-box protein At1g47765 codes for MEQQKEKIKVSKRQRTQLTLSFPLDLTSEILLRLPEKSVARFRCVSKLWLSITTDPYFIRLFETRYPRPSLLLCFTEYDKLFVSLIPQYHHSLQGSNKSYSCSHRLDLYQFQFQLYPNVPPTETVQGLFCFQQSASTPIVCNPSTRQILTLSKPRMSWENLTIFLGYDPVECKHKVMCMPFRRSSDVCRVLTLGSAEESWRTVKTKPKHRSDSHTSGQCIKGVVYYIAYVYRTSVWVIMSFDVRSEKFGMIQLPSDVMMNPIIAYEGRLAFVRRETKKDAKLTLRILEDPEKRKWSSKGFLAPVWYKDESLSTYFYVRGITHAGEFIYVPDTYHKSSYILFCDPVRSSFRRFELGGIMEDKAVVNTLYFHKLHAFPNHVENQMSL; via the coding sequence ATGGAgcaacaaaaagagaagataaaagTCTCCAAAAGACAAAGAACACAATTAACTTTGTCATTTCCTCTGGATCTAACCTCAGAGATACTCTTAAGGCTGCCTGAGAAATCTGTTGCGAGGTTTCGTTGCGTGTCGAAGCTTTGGTTATCAATCACCACGGATCCGTATTTCATCCGCTTGTTCGAAACAAGGTACCCACGGCCGAGTCTTTTGCTTTGCTTCACTGAATATGACAAGTTGTTTGTTTCCTTGATTCCACAATATCATCATTCGCTTCAGGGCTCGAACAAGTCTTACTCTTGTTCTCATCGTCTTGATCTTTATCAATTTCAATTCCAGTTATATCCTAACGTACCCCCTACGGAAACTGTCCAAGGCTTGTTTTGCTTTCAACAATCAGCAAGTACCCCGATAGTTTGTAACCCTAGCACGAGACAGATCTTAACTTTATCCAAACCTAGAATGAGCTGGGAGAATCTAACCATCTTTTTAGGATACGATCCGGTTGAATGTAAACACAAAGTAATGTGCATGCCTTTCAGAAGAAGTTCTGATGTGTGTCGTGTGTTAACATTGGGATCTGCTGAAGAATCATGGAGAACAGTCAAAACTAAACCTAAACATCGTTCTGACAGTCATACATCTGGGCAATGCATCAAGGGGGTTGTATATTATATAGCCTATGTTTATCGTACCAGTGTTTGGGTTATAATGAGCTTTGATGTCAGATCTGAAAAGTTTGGTATGATTCAGTTACCATCAGATGTTATGATGAATCCGATCATAGCTTACGAAGGGAGGTTAGCTTTTGTTAGAAGAGAGACTAAGAAGGATGCTAAACTGACATTGCGCATTTTGGAAGATCCGGAGAAACGCAAGTGGTCGAGTAAAGGCTTTCTTGCACCTGTTTGGTACAAAGATGAGAGTTTGAGTACTTATTTTTACGTAAGAGGTATCACTCATGCTGGTGAGTTTATTTATGTACCTGACACGTATCACAAGTcgtcttatattttattttgtgatccGGTGAGGAGCAGCTTCAGAAGATTCGAACTTGGAGGAATCATGGAAGACAAAGCTGTGGTCAATACTTTATATTTTCACAAGCTCCATGCTTTCCCGAATCACGTTGAGAATCAAATGTCTTTGTAA